Part of the Bradyrhizobium sp. AZCC 1721 genome, CTTGGCGAGAGCCCGATGTCGTACCACCAGGGAATGCCGTTCTGCGCGAACACCACGGCGGTGTCATTGCCGAGCAGCGGCTGCAGCCCAGCGGCGAGGCTGGAGAGGCCTGTCGCCTTCAACGTGCAAATCACGACGTCCTGCCGGCCCAGCGCGGCTGGATCGCTGGATGCGCTGACCTTCGCCTTGAACTCGCCATCTCCAACCCGCAGCGTCAGCCCGCTGGCTTTCACGGCATCCAGGTGCGCTCCCCGCATCACGCAGGAAACGTCATGTCCTGCTAGTGCGAGCCGCACCGCAAAATGGCTGCCGACGGCGCCCGCACCGAAAACGCAAATCCGCATGGATGGAAAATCCTGCTGCGAGGGGAAGGAGTGCCGTTGCTAGTTTTCACAAGCCTTGTTCGGGCGCAACCGGCTCGGTTCGACAGGGTGGGTTGCGCGATCGCGCGGCCCCGGCCAGAGGGAACTTTGCTGTTCCGCTGGCGTTCATCAACGCGCTTTAGGGTTCGTGATGCAACGATGGTGGGGCGTGCCATGTCAAAACTCGGGCTGGGAATTGCCGTCATTGTTCTCGCGACCGCGCTGTCGGCGGCCGGATATGCCGTCGCGAAAGGCGGCCATGGCGGCGGACACGGCGGCGGTCGTGGTGGCGGGCATGGACATCATGGCGGCGGTCATGGCCACAAACATTTCGGGGCGCGCCATCATGGCGGCGGCCATTTTCACGGCAGAGCGGCGCGCTTCCGCTCGTTCCACGCTCCTCGCATCAACCGCGCCGCGGCCGGCGGCCGCGCGATGAACGCGCGTGCGCTCGCTCGCAGCACTGCCGTCCTTAGAAATCCCGCCGCCCGCGCCAGCCTGACCGCGGGCGCGGCGCTGGCAGGTTGGCAATATGGCCGGCCGCGGGGCGGTGGCTGGTGGCAGCACGGCAATGGCGGATATGGCTGGGTCGGGCCACTGTTCTGGCCGTTCGCCTACAACGATATCTACGACTATACGCTGTGGGGACCGGGCGTCGGCGCGCCGTTCTGGTACTATGGCTATGACGACATCTATGCCGGCCTCTTCGGACCTTATGACTACGAAGGCTTGGCCGGCTATTTGCCGCCGCGTGCCTCTCCTGGTGACGACCGGCTGGCGCAATTCTGCGGTGACGACAGCCGCGAAATCGCCGGCCTGCCGATCGACCTGATCGCACAGGTGATCGAGCCCACCGAGACCCAACGCGTGGCGCTCGACGATCTCGCCAATGCG contains:
- a CDS encoding Spy/CpxP family protein refolding chaperone yields the protein MSKLGLGIAVIVLATALSAAGYAVAKGGHGGGHGGGRGGGHGHHGGGHGHKHFGARHHGGGHFHGRAARFRSFHAPRINRAAAGGRAMNARALARSTAVLRNPAARASLTAGAALAGWQYGRPRGGGWWQHGNGGYGWVGPLFWPFAYNDIYDYTLWGPGVGAPFWYYGYDDIYAGLFGPYDYEGLAGYLPPRASPGDDRLAQFCGDDSREIAGLPIDLIAQVIEPTETQRVALDDLANASVTSAQKIKAACPTSISLTAAGRLASMQQRLEAMIAGVATVQPALDKFYDLLNDEQKARLNAVAEEQERKAERRGRRSFARACDITQSSGLRWPTEEVEARLRPTDVQRTGLTALQNANTKASEMLSASCRPEDGATPSARLAAAGKRLDVMLQAVKQVRTALDDFYVTLNDEQKAQFEAIGPRRTSFADRADMMQRRSRR